The following are encoded in a window of Narcine bancroftii isolate sNarBan1 chromosome 2, sNarBan1.hap1, whole genome shotgun sequence genomic DNA:
- the LOC138752899 gene encoding uncharacterized protein yields the protein MPPSPLISTQTASLDDPSKPSCHLTAPKSQVSTPSLEPKSQVCTPSLEPKSQVSTPSLEPKSQVSTPSLEPKSQVSTPSLEPKSQVSTPSLEPKSRLHSFPRAKVPRLHSFPRAKVPRLHSFPRAKVPSLHSFPRAKDPSLHSFPRAKVPSLHSFPRAKVPSLHSFPRAKVPTKVPSPLLPSSQSPKSPLLPSSQRPKSALLPSSQSPKSPLLPSSQSPVSTPSLEPKSRLHSFPQAKVPSLHSFPRAKVPSLHSFPRAKVPSLHSFPRAKVPSPLLPSSQSPVCTPSLKPKSQVSTPSLEPKSQPKSRLHSFPRAKVPSLHSFPRAKDPSLHSFPRAKVPSLHSFPRAKVPSPLLPSSQSPVCTPSLKPKSQVSIPSLEPKSQGSPDDPISFGYLRPLVFPFDQTAFQKFAS from the exons atgcctccttcgcCCCTCatttccacccaaacagcctcactggatgatccctccaaaccatcctgccacctcacggca CCAAAatcccaagtctccactccttccctcgagccaaagtcccaagtctgcACTccttccctcgagccaaagtcccaagtctccactccttccctcgagccaaagtcccaagtctccactccttccctcgagccaaagtcccaagtctccactccttccctcgagccaaagtcccaagtctccactccttccctcGAGCCAAAATCCCGTCTCCACTCCTTCCcacgagccaaagtcccaaggctccactccttccctcgagccaaagtcccaaggctccactccttccctcgagccaaagtcccaagtctccactccttccctcGAGCCAAAGACCCAAGTCTGCACTccttccctcgagccaaagtcccaagtctgcACTccttccctcgagccaaagtcccaagtctccattccttccctcgagccaaagtcccaa ccaaagtcccgtctccactccttccctcgagccaaagtcccaagtctccactccttccctcGAGCCAAAGACCCAAGTCTGCACTccttccctcgagccaaagtcccaagtctccactccttccctcgagccaaagtcccgtctccactccttccctcgagccaaagtcccgtCTGCACTCCTTCCCtcaagccaaagtcccaagtctccattccttccctcgagccaaagtcccaagtctccactccttccctcgagccaaagtcccaagtctccattccttccctcgagccaaagtcccgtctccactccttccctcgagccaaagtcccgtCTGCACTCCTTCCCtcaagccaaagtcccaagtctccactccttccctcgagccaaagtcccaa ccaaagtcccgtctccactccttccctcgagccaaagtcccaagtctccactccttccctcGAGCCAAAGACCCAAGTCTGCACTccttccctcgagccaaagtcccaagtctccactccttccctcgagccaaagtcccgtctccactccttccctcgagccaaagtcccgtCTGCACTCCTTCCCtcaagccaaagtcccaagtctccattccttccctcgagccaaagtcccaa ggttctccagatgatcctatTTCTTTCGGTTACCTCAGACCGCTAGTCTTcccctttgaccagacagccttccaaaagtttgccagctag